One Entomomonas asaccharolytica DNA segment encodes these proteins:
- the lspA gene encoding signal peptidase II: protein MMARFGKLPWVWVSVLVIIIDQSTKYWTVNYLPLQQMVEVIPNYLAWFHTYNFGAAWSFLADHSGWQKWLFAGIAFTVSIVLVIWLTRLKSNKETWLAIALALVLGGALGNLYDRVVLGYVVDFILAHWHTDYYFPAFNIADTAISIGAAMLVIDMLFFAKKRESKSE from the coding sequence TTGATGGCACGTTTTGGTAAATTACCTTGGGTTTGGGTATCGGTACTGGTCATTATTATTGACCAGTCCACTAAATACTGGACAGTGAACTATCTACCCTTGCAACAAATGGTAGAGGTTATTCCTAACTATTTGGCTTGGTTTCATACTTATAATTTTGGGGCAGCTTGGAGCTTTTTAGCAGATCATTCTGGTTGGCAGAAGTGGTTGTTTGCTGGTATTGCCTTTACTGTTAGTATTGTCTTAGTGATATGGTTGACACGCCTTAAATCCAATAAAGAAACATGGCTAGCTATTGCCTTAGCATTAGTGCTAGGTGGCGCTTTGGGTAATCTGTATGACCGTGTGGTACTTGGTTATGTAGTCGATTTTATTTTAGCCCATTGGCATACCGATTATTATTTCCCTGCCTTTAATATAGCAGATACTGCTATTAGTATTGGTGCAGCTATGCTAGTGATAGATATGTTGTTCTTTGCTAAAAAGAGAGAAAGTAAAAGTGAGTAG